The Lathyrus oleraceus cultivar Zhongwan6 chromosome 5, CAAS_Psat_ZW6_1.0, whole genome shotgun sequence genome includes the window gagagagagagagagaatgaagAATAAAACGTCTCATCCCATAACAATATCGGGTTTCTATTTTCTACTATAATAGAAGTTTTATCTCCCATGAAATTGCAAATATCCCATAAGAATATCATGTTTCTATTTTCTATTATAATAGAAGTTTTATCTCCCATGAAATTGCAAATTCGCAACATACTAGTCCCACATCTTACAATTTCAAAATTGACAACAAGTGTAAGATTTGTCTGATTTTACTAGTTAATTATAATTTTAGAGATAAAATTTGACTATAGATAAAAAGAACAATAATCtgaattaaattaaataaagAAATATTAGGTAATTAATTTTAATTGGAGAAAGAGAATTACAATGCAACTAAGTTAAAAAAGATTGGTTTAGATTTGGTGGGGTGCGCCAGCAATTGCTTTAGTGCAACGCAAAAGCGACACGCAAGAGACCCAATAGCAAGCTACTGTGGTGGCCTCTTCCCCTCAAGAAATAAATTTAATATCGTGTGGACCATTGGCCCACATATCAGATATTAAACTGATAAGAACAGATACTACACTTGATCTTAGCCAAAAGGCCGAGAAAGGTATGCTTATTCCCTTAGCTTGCTTCTGTTTTTATTGCATATTTCCTCTGTTTCTTATTTGCCTCCCCGATGTGGGACTTAAACTTGCCTGGCTCCATTTTGAACTTCAACTTACAACAATTTCCTTTTCCCTTATTATATTATTACAAGAAAATGACTTGCTAGTTTCCACAACAAACTTTGAATTTTTGTTACTGACTCTGCTTCACTTGTTCCTATTACCATCCCCTACTGACTGCTTCATATTAGCATCAATTAATGGTCACATAACATTCATTATTACCAAAACGCAAAACTGAATCAACACTTGCTTGGATGTTTTGTTTCGTTATATAACTCATCCACTTCAAATTAACTTAATGTTAATTATATGCTACAATAAAACAACAATCCAGCATCTTATTAACTTAATGTTAATTATATGCTACAATAAAACAACAATCCAGCATCTTATTCTGCACTTTGTTACGATGCAACAGGAGTTGGAATGGACCAATTACAACCACACTCTTTAACAAAATTACTTATACTTGCTTTTCTAAACACTCAAACATGCTAAATTTGCTTTGATAAACACTATTTTTATAACCACCTTTCAATTCAAAATCAACTTTTCTCAATATGCTACACTGTCTTTAGTTAAAAACAGTAGTTGAAAAAAGCCTTTTTTTAACAAGAATAACCGGTTAAGATTCAGATTTAACAAGAATAACTGTATAATTGTGGTCTTGAGCTATATCTCGGAATTAGGCGTAAAACCTCAAAATGCCTACCTTAAATTTCATATGCAGAAAGGTGTTAAAAAAAGCCttctttttgttttgaaaatgTTTAAAAAAGCTATTAAACACTGTTTTTTATTAAAAACAGTTTTATCTTCCACACCTCAACTTTTCTACGGCAAATGTTAGCAGCTACTAGCAATTAACCTCATAATGAATGAGCAACCCAACAACTTTTTATCTAAGAATATGACAAGCAATATTCAATCCTGTTCATCATTCAGTTTCTATGGCTTTGGACGCCAAAAGCTCTTCCTACCAACAAGAAACTGATTTTGATACAATGTTACAGACCAATGAAGTGAATGCAATACTGAACCCAATTTTCTAATTGCTTCCATTGAATCCTGTACCAAAACATATCCATCTGGTCTCAATATGCGATCTATCTCCCCAACCACATCTACAATGTCACATCTGAAAAACATCGAAACAATCTTGTTAGTTACGGTTTATAGTTGTGTTCAGTTATTGGTAGCAACGACTATTCAACTGATAAGTACCTTTGACCAAAGTTTTTGAAGAAAAAGCTCGAATGAAGAAGATCATACGTACGAGGATACGTATTCAAGGATTCACACCAATCATGATAGATTCCTATTAATCCTCTGTCGAATATGACAGTAAGAGTATCCGGCGTATTGACCGGCACTACATTCATCACCCAAATTGGTAGATCAATAAGAGCTGCAGCGAATCTGAAAAGCAACATGATTTGTATCAATTCAAAAAGAAAGAGCACTAGTTAATGATTATAGTAGAAAAGTGTAATATATTCTACCCTCCATAACCAGCATTCATGTCCATTATGTTTCGAACACTTGACCAATTTATAGGAGCTTCCATATAAATGTCTGAAACTATTCTAGACCAGTGTTTAGTATCCTTGTCGAACATGTCACCGGCGTCTGATTCAGAAGATAAGCTAGGAGGTAAACTTGTAAGCCTATTAGGCCACGACGCAGGCCATCTCGCCGCACCATCCACGGGAAGAGGAATAAGGCAACTACTCAATTTGGTATACCTTATAAATATAATGATGTAAGCAATTCAATTAAGTTCGCACTTCGCAGTTTGTAGAAACATACAAGTAACATAAACACAACCAAAATATGCTTATACCATGAAATTTGTTTTATATCGCTACTTTTACATATGGGAGGATTGTTCTTTTTGCGTTTCTTGTAGCAGGAAGATGAGGTCGGCTTCTGGTATATAACAAGTCCGATTCCAGATGAATCGAAAGTCTTCGCCACAACAGTCCAACACATTTCTTTTGTTACTCTCACCATAGCTGCAAAATATACCAAGACAACGACAACATTTAGTATTAGAAAGAGAGACAAATTAATAACTTttcatgaagaagaagaagaatgagagACAAACCATTCCATACTTTCTGATCTCTTTCATCGTCGCGATAAACTGGTGTAGCTGACCATGCAAAGAAACCACCAGGCCTAAGAATCCTATTGAGTTCGAATAATGGCTTCCCACCTAAAGTAATAAACAAACTTTGTGAACAATTGTTTTTAAAAGATCATGTAATTTATAGAATACGTAAGGTTGTTCATGAGGTGTCGGCTTAGTGATAAGTACCATCGGCATCCCAGTGCACCCTACAACGTGCGCAATGGATCAAATCGAATCCATTATCGGGAAACGTCAACTTTTGTGTTCCGATGACAGAAAGAGTAGCTGGAATGCCTCGTTCCAAAGCGAATTGTATCTGAGCTTCATGTTCATCCTTTGGTGCAAATGACATGGTAATAACATTCTTGTCGAGAAGATAGCCGCCAAAGCTGGCAACTCCACAACCAGCATCAAGCACAACTCTGATATTCTTTCCCCATTGGATTGCTGGTAGTGTCTACCATAAAACAAGACAAGTTTAGGAGAAAATCATAAAGCATGATAAGCATAAATTATGAGAAGCCTTACCTTCTGTATGAAATTAATATAATGGTTAACTCCATCTTTGAATTGAGTACCACCTCCCGGAAATACAAGATATTCACCCGACTTCACCACCCAATTTTGTTCCTTCTTGTATTCAACAAGCTTTGGATGAGGTACATTATTATACCAAATCTATAAACAATCCAAAACCATAAGTACATTTCATAAAGAACACTATGAAAATAGTTTCATTTTATTATCACTGTTGTGTGTGTGATATCTTTGTTAGTGTCAGTTCAGTATAGATCAAGAAACTGAACATACATACAATTTAGTGATCATGATATGAAAACAAAAGATAGAAACCCGAAAGTTTCTTACCAAAGTATCAATCTC containing:
- the LOC127088184 gene encoding probable methyltransferase PMT23, coding for MSNLVESLLKERKYPFIFTFSALLIWFMILLYANTTTFTTSDPKAFYPDVKVQQPLDQHQHDPPPPPPLIQDSKDRQELPPKRHEGLLHWEKAFDANNFSVDLNIKWRLCNGVIAVDYIPCLDNMKVIKALRTRRHMEHRERHCPKSISRCLLPLPKGYKVPVAWPKSRDMIWYNNVPHPKLVEYKKEQNWVVKSGEYLVFPGGGTQFKDGVNHYINFIQKTLPAIQWGKNIRVVLDAGCGVASFGGYLLDKNVITMSFAPKDEHEAQIQFALERGIPATLSVIGTQKLTFPDNGFDLIHCARCRVHWDADGGKPLFELNRILRPGGFFAWSATPVYRDDERDQKVWNAMVRVTKEMCWTVVAKTFDSSGIGLVIYQKPTSSSCYKKRKKNNPPICKSSDIKQISWYTKLSSCLIPLPVDGAARWPASWPNRLTSLPPSLSSESDAGDMFDKDTKHWSRIVSDIYMEAPINWSSVRNIMDMNAGYGGFAAALIDLPIWVMNVVPVNTPDTLTVIFDRGLIGIYHDWCESLNTYPRTYDLLHSSFFFKNFGQRCDIVDVVGEIDRILRPDGYVLVQDSMEAIRKLGSVLHSLHWSVTLYQNQFLVGRKSFWRPKP